One genomic segment of Coffea arabica cultivar ET-39 chromosome 6e, Coffea Arabica ET-39 HiFi, whole genome shotgun sequence includes these proteins:
- the LOC140009407 gene encoding uncharacterized protein, translated as MEILKLKYSIPLIFPLFFVAAFSAVDPFSQALLSFKSEIIDDSNSLSDWIVPTLVNSSDKILACSWSGVKCDNNSSSIIGLDLYMKNLGGALSGKQFNVFVDLLDLNLSYNSFSQQLPQSIFNLTNLRSLDISRNNFSGHFPRGISNLQNLVVLDAFSNSFSGPLPPDVSQIQPLKVLNFAGSYFRGPIPSEYGSFKSLDFIHLAGNFLSGKIPPELGMLRTVTHMEIGYNVYEGSIPWQLGNMSELQYLDIAGANLSGPIPKELGNLTKLESLFLFRNQLNGMIPWEFSNIVSLQSLDLSDNLLSGTIPDSLSELKNLRLLSLMYNDLSGTVPEGIAKLPQLDTLLIWNNFFSGPLPENLGRYSKLKYVDVSTNEFVGEIPPGICAGGMLMKLILFSNNFTGGLHPSLSNCSTLVRLRVEDNSFSGELSVIFSNLSEVIYMDLSRNKFVGGITVDITEASSLQYLNVSNNPQLGGVIPEKLWSLPSLQNFSAASCSISGNIPSFDICKSMMVVDLSKNNLSGTVPESISNCKGLLAMDLSINNLSGHIPVQLATLPAISVLDMSHNSFSGPIPMQFGNSSSLKLLNVSFNDISGSIPLEKAFRMMDSSAFMGNPRLCGVPLRTCHGKGMPSGLELGSRRTQKFAWVLISCAVIVLLIVMIIFGMLHFRKGTKGEWKIVSFSGLPGFTANDVLRSFNAAEAADAVPSFPHSVCKAVLPTGITVSVKKIEWEQKRVDTMSRFINRMGNARHKNLTRLLGFVYNKHMAYLLYDYSPNGSLAEKIKMKRDWETKYKIIIGVARGLSFLHHDCFPAIPHGDLKASKIVFDETMEPQLEEYGLSSLYQLKNIELPATTNPEAGEVTPSTKDQLYKDVYNFGDIILEILTNGGPRSTSKEVLLRDILDKNEISPSSSMQEEIKLVFDVALRCTSRISDRPSMENALKLLSGLKHQRS; from the exons ATGGAGATTCTGAAGCTCAAGTACTCCATTCCTctcatttttcctttgtttttcgtGGCGGCATTTTCTGCTGTCGATCCCTTCTCACAAGCACTCTTGAGCTTCAAATCAGAGATCATAGATGATTCCAACAGCTTGAGCGACTGGATTGTGCCTACCCTTGTGAattcttctgataaaattcTTGCATGTTCTTGGTCTGGAGTGAAGTGTGATAACAACTCCTCTTCAATTATTGGTTTGGACTTATATATGAAGAATCTTGGTGGTGCACTCTCAGGGAAGCAATTTAATGTCTTTGTTGACCTTCTTGATCTTAATCTCAGCTATAATTCATTCTCACAGCAACTTCCTCAAAGCATCTTCAACCTCACCAATCTAAGAAGCTTAGACATCAGCAGGAACAATTTTTCGGGTCATTTTCCAAGAGGGATATCCAATCTCCAAAATTTGGTTGTTCTTGATGCCTTCAGCAACAGCTTCTCTGGTCCCTTGCCACCTGATGTTTCACAAATTCAGCCACTCAAAGTACTCAACTTTGCAGGGAGTTATTTCAGAGGTCCAATTCCATCAGAATATGGTTCATTCAAGAGTCttgatttcattcatttggcagGAAATTTCCTCAGTGGTAAAATTCCTCCAGAATTGGGAATGTTACGAACTGTAACTCATATGGAAATTGGTTACAACGTATACGAGGGAAGCATCCCTTGGCAGCTGGGCAACATGAGTGAGCTTCAATATCTTGATATTGCAGGGGCCAATCTCTCTGGTCCCATTCCCAAAGAGCTCGGCAACCTCACCAAACTTGAGTCCCTTTTCCTCTTCAGGAATCAGCTAAATGGCATGATTCCCTGGGAGTTTAGCAATATCGTTTCTCTCCAAAGTTTGGATCTTTCTGATAACTTACTTTCTGGAACTATTCCTGATAGTCTTTCGGAGTTGAAAAATCTCAGGCTGCTCAGTCTTATGTACAATGACTTGAGCGGCACTGTTCCTGAAGGTATTGCTAAGCTTCCACAACTTGATACCTTGCTCATATGGAACAACTTCTTTTCAGGGCCACTCCCAGAAAACTTGGGCAGGTACTCAAAGCTCAAATACGTGGATGTTTCAACAAACGAATTTGTTGGTGAAATACCCCCAGGCATATGTGCAGGAGGGATGCTGATGAAGTTGATTCTCTTCTCAAATAATTTTACAGGTGGGCTGCATCCATCTCTTTCCAATTGTTCCACTCTTGTTCGTCTTCGAGTTGAAGATAATTCATTCTCAGGTGAGCTGTCTGTGATATTTAGTAATCTCTCGGAAGTAATATATATGGACTTGTCTAGAAATAAGTTTGTAGGAGGGATTACTGTTGATATAACCGAAGCCTCCAGTCTTCAATACTTGAACGTGTCTAATAATCCGCAACTAGGAGGAGTAATTCCAGAAAAATTATGGTCTCTGCCATCGCTCCAGAACTTTTCTGCAGCCTCTTGCAGTATTTCAGGAAATATTCCATCATTTGATATCTGCAAATCTATGATGGTTGTTGATTTAAGCAAAAACAATTTATCTGGGACTGTTCCTGAAAGTATATCCAATTGTAAGGGTCTTCTGGCAATGGACTTGTCCATTAATAATTTATCAGGTCATATACCAGTTCAGCTGGCTACTCTTCCTGCTATTAGTGTCCTAGATATGTCGCACAATAGCTTTAGTGGTCCAATACCCATGCAGTTTGGGAATTCTTCAAGCCTAAAACTCCTAAATGTGTCATTCAATGATATATCTGGTTCCATACCTCTCGAGAAGGCCTTCAGAATGATGGATAGCAGTGCATTTATGGGAAACCCCAGGCTTTGTGGTGTACCATTGAGAACTTGTCATGGGAAGGGAATGCCCAGTGGTCTTGAATTGGGAAGCAGGAGAACGCAGAAGTTTGCTTGGGTTCTCATAAGCTGCGCGGTCATTGTCTTACTTATCGTCATGATAATTTTCGGGATGCTTCATTTTAGAAAAGGAACTAAAGGTGAATGGAAAATAGTTTCTTTCAGTGGGCTTCCTGGATTTACTGCAAATGATGTTTTGAGGAGTTTCAATGCTGCAGAAGCCGCAGATGCGGTGCCATCATTTCCCCATTCAGTTTGCAAAGCGGTTCTGCCTACTGGGATAACTGTTTCTGTCAAGAAGATTGAATGGGAACAAAAGAGGGTGGACACCATGTCACGCTTCATAAACAGAATGGGCAATGCTAGGCACAAGAACTTGACTAGGCTCCTGGGATTTGTCTACAACAAGCATATGGCATACCTGTTGTATGATTACTCTCCTAATGGAAGTCTAGCCGAAAAGATCAAGATGAAAAGAGATTGGGAAACCAAGTACAAGATTATAATTGGAGTCGCAAGGGGACTCAGCTTTCTTCATCATGATTGCTTTCCCGCAATTCCACATGGGGATTTAAAGGCTAGTAAGATAGTGTTTGATGAAACTATGGAGCCTCAATTGGAAGAATATGGACTCAGTTCATTGTATCAATTAAAGAATATCGAATTACCAGCGACAACTAACCCAGAAGCAG GTGAAGTTACCCCAAGCACAAAGGACCAGCTTTACAAGGATGTATACAACTTTGGAGACATAATTCTGGAGATCTTAACAAATGGAGGGCCGAGGAGCACTTCAAAAGAGGTTCTTTTAAGAGACATTCTCGATAAGAATGAGATTAGTCCCTCCAGTTCTATGCAAGAAGAAATAAAGTTGGTCTTTGACGTGGCTTTGCGCTGCACAAGTAGAATATCAGATAGGCCGTCAATGGAGAATGCATTAAAGCTTTTATCGGGTTTGAAACACCAAAGGTCATAG
- the LOC113691394 gene encoding putative B3 domain-containing protein At4g03170 codes for MEDEERVKFVKESKRKRKSIMGSAETSEASKIINGSIVLDKFMDAEVQQAASTLLAMSKEVLDPKTANGLRKRVMKTKLKLDRGIGGKLPRLPPVARLNGVIGTCSEPFEKQLTGSDVSECQCRLTLSKEEVLDSILPLLNEQDENIDSGIPVTVYDSSGKDYRMAFQSWSKRKLYVLKSGWTKFCQDHKLRALDWVTIWMFRHMHTRSPCFVLSFRR; via the coding sequence ATGGAAGATGAAGAGAGGGTTAAGTTCGTGAAGGAAtcgaagagaaaaagaaaatcaataaTGGGGTCGGCAGAAACTTCGGAAGCAAGCAAGATCATCAATGGCTCGATAGTTCTTGACAAGTTCATGGACGCGGAAGTCCAGCAAGCGGCTTCAACTCTATTAGCGATGAGCAAGGAAGTATTGGATCCCAAAACCGCTAATGGGTTGCGCAAGCGAGTAATGAAGACCAAATTAAAATTAGATAGGGGAATTGGAGGGAAATTGCCAAGGCTGCCGCCGGTTGCGAGATTGAATGGCGTTATTGGAACTTGCAGCGAGCCTTTTGAGAAGCAGTTGACAGGTAGTGATGTTAGTGAGTGCCAATGTAGGTTAACGTTATCCAAGGAGGAAGTACTGGATTCGATCTTGCCATTGTTGAATGAACAAGACGAAAACATAGACTCTGGAATTCCAGTTACTGTCTATGATTCTTCAGGGAAAGATTACCGGATGGCGTTTCAGTCTTGGAGCAAGAGAAAGCTTTACGTGCTCAAGTCGGGGTGGACAAAGTTTTGTCAAGACCATAAGTTGCGAGCCCTTGATTGGGTCACCATTTGGATGTTTCGACATATGCATACTAGAAGCCCTTGTTTCGTTTTGTCTTTTAGACGCTAG